In Aspergillus fumigatus Af293 chromosome 2, whole genome shotgun sequence, a genomic segment contains:
- a CDS encoding nuclear export protein Noc3, giving the protein MAPGRTIKRRRLSPPGDEEDTSSRPSRDSFNDFYNNAAKWDLEQDYERRPRKLGKKDKENTRLPIKTAEGLQMVESEPEAEESDSFLGTDDDEDGDENEADFDDEDMEDADEAAEETPKVPLKLQIIQAKEELARLATIINEDPEEHISSFKSMADMVENGQHVTIQKLALAAQAAVYKDVIPGYRIRPLSEEDMSAKVSKEVRKLRSFEQSLLSGYKHYVQKLLDLTKSSKRDTAAVDPGLKSIAINCACNLLLSVPHFNFRTELLKILVNRLAKRQIDADFVKCRETVEEVFRKDNDGIVSLEAVRLLSKMMKAKDFRVHESVLDTFLHLRLLSEFSAKGSRDRVDRRPAEEETTFHGKKPKQKREFRTKRERKLQKERKAVEKDMKEADALVSHEERDKNQAETLKLVFGTYFRILKLRIPNLMGPVLEGLAKYAHLINQDFFGDLLEALKDLIGHAVKSEVEDGDEEEAQEESESTSRDAQREALLCTITAFALLEGQDISKAASSLHLDLSFFVKHLYRSLYSLSVNPDVEYNPTKALRLPDPNSNEANGSTHRSKSKVNFQTPTVLLLRCLQSTLLSRAHGTPPTIRLGSFTKRLMTTSLQVPEKSALATLSLLNQVAKHHARRIAPLWNSEERKGDGVFNPFAADVETTNVFAGTVWEGELLRLHYCPQVRDAAADIEKLIVGRN; this is encoded by the coding sequence ATGGCCCCTGGACGCACGATAAAGAGGAGACGACTAAGTCCTCctggtgatgaggaggataCCTCCTCCCGACCCTCGCGTGATTCTTTCAACGATTTCTACAACAATGCTGCCAAATGGGATCTCGAACAGGACTACGAGCGCCGACCGCGCAAACTAGgcaagaaagacaaagagaACACAAGGTTGCCCATTAAGACGGCAGAAGGGCTGCAGATGGTTGAGTCGGAACCAGAGGCGGAAGAGTCTGACAGTTTCCTCGGTActgacgacgacgaagacggtgATGAAAATGAGGCCGAttttgacgacgaggatatgGAAGATGCCGACGAAGCTGCAGAGGAAACCCCGAAAGTTCCATTAAAGTTGCAGATCATTCAAGCAAAGGAAGAGCTTGCGAGACTGGCGACAATCATCAACGAGGATCCGGAAGAGCACATTTCCTCCTTCAAGTCGATGGCTGATATGGTGGAGAACGGCCAACATGTCACGATACAGAAGCTAGCCCTCGCCGCGCAGGCTGCTGTCTACAAGGATGTTATTCCCGGTTACAGGATCCGTCCTCTCAGCGAAGAAGATATGTCCGCGAAAGTCTCGAAAGAAGTGCGCAAACTCCGGAGCTTTGAACAATCGCTATTGTCTGGGTACAAGCACTACGTCCAGAAGTTATTGGACCTTACAAAATCCTCAAAGCGCGATACTGCAGCGGTCGACCCCGGCCTAAAGAGCATCGCGATCAATTGCGCCTGCAACCTCCTCCTTTCCGTACCCCACTTCAACTTCCGCACAGAGCTGCTGAAAATCCTTGTGAATCGTCTTGCAAAAAGGCAGATTGATGCTGATTTCGTCAAGTGTCGAGAAACAGTGGAAGAGGTGTTTCGGAAGGATAATGATGGAATAGTCTCTTTGGAAGCTGTTCGTCTGCTGtcaaagatgatgaaagCCAAAGATTTCAGGGTACACGAGAGTGTCTTGGACACATTCCTTCATCTACGACTGCTCTCCGAATTTTCGGCAAAGGGCTCGAGAGATAGGGTAGACCGCCGgccagcagaagaggagactACCTTCCACGGCAAGAAACCGAAGCAGAAGCGCGAATTCCGCACCAAGCGAGAGCGCAAGCTGCAGAAGGAGCGGAAGGCTGTGGAAAAAGACATGAAAGAGGCGGACGCTTTAGTTTCCCacgaagaaagagacaagaaCCAAGCGGAGACACTGAAGCTTGTCTTTGGCACTTACTTCCGTATCCTGAAGCTTCGCATTCCCAACCTCATGGGTCCCGTCCTCGAAGGTCTCGCCAAATATGCACACCTGATCAACCAAGACTTTTTCGGTGACCTGCTGGAAGCGCTGAAGGACTTGATCGGCCACGCCGTTAAATCTGAGGTagaagatggcgacgaagaggaagcacAAGAGGAAAGCGAATCGACGTCGCGAGACGCTCAACGAGAGGCTCTACTGTGTACCATCACTGCCTTTGCGCTTTTGGAGGGGCAAGACATTAGCAAAGCGGCGTCATCTCTTCATCTCGACCTGAGCTTCTTTGTCAAACATCTGTACCGCTCCCTTTATTCCCTCTCTGTCAACCCCGACGTCGAATACAACCCCACCAAGGCACTTCGCCTGCCTGATCCAAACTCAAATGAAGCAAACGGCTCAACACATCGATCCAAAAGCAAAGTCAACTTCCAGACACCCActgttctcctccttcgGTGTCTCCAATCCACTCTTCTTTCCCGCGCTCATGGAACGCCACCTACCATTCGACTTGGCAGTTTTACCAAACGGCTCATGACAACATCTCTCCAGGTACCTGAGAAGTCTGCACTCGCGACGCTGTCGCTCCTCAATCAAGTCGCCAAGCACCATGCGCGCCGGATCGCACCTTTGTGGAACAGcgaggaaaggaaaggggaCGGAGTGTTCAACCCATTCGCCGCTGATGTTGAGACCACAAACGTATTTGCGGGAACAGTATGGGAAGGCGAGTTGCTGCGTCTTCATTATTGCCCTCAGGTCAGAGATGCGGCAGCGGATATAGAAAAGTTGATTGTGGGCCGGAATTGA
- a CDS encoding ribosome biosynthesis protein NIP7 codes for MRQLTEQELQTLLAKLAGYTGRSLNNLIVPQSDSEDDRHVFRLQGNRVYYVKKSLADLSTSFPRDTLLSLGTCIGKFTKTGKFRIHITALDVIAPHARYKVWIKDNGIMPYLYGSNVVKAHVGRWSEDIPEHTGVLVYDSNDTPLGFGVTARSTAEIRKLDPTAIAVFRQADIGEYLREVRRSIS; via the exons ATGCGTCAACTCACGGAGCAGGAGTTGCAGACGTTGCTTGCCAAGTTGGCGGGCTATACCGGACGCTCACTGAACAACCTCATCGTGCCCCAGTCCGATTCCGAGGACGACCGCCATGTCTTCCGTCTGCAGGGAAATCGAGTGTACTACGTGAAGAAGTCACTGGCAGATCTATCGACAAGTTTCCCTCGGGACACCCTTCTTTCTCTCGGAACTTGTATTGGCAAGTTTACCAAGACTGGAAAGTTTAGAATTCACATCACAG CGCTCGACGTAATTGCTCCTCATGCGAGATACAAGGTATGGATCAAGGACAATGGTATCATGCCTTATCTCTACGGGTCGAATGTTGTGAAAGCGCACGTCGGAAGATGGAGTGAGGATATCCCCGAGCATACAGGAGTCTTGGTGTACGACTCTAACGACACACCTTTG GGTTTCGGAGTTACTGCCCGATCCACCGCTGAGATCCGCAAGCTGGATCCCACTGCGATCGCCGTGTTTCGGCAAGCGGATATAGGAGAATACCTGAGAGAGGTACGTCGCTCTATCTCTTGA
- a CDS encoding DCN1-like protein, giving the protein MRFLGDIQVQLDEVACLGIAELLKSPSMGEFTREGFVNGWRGVGCDNQQKMIAHAADIRARIPAEPDLFRRVYRYTFPLCRMQGQRNLQFDIAVEQWRLFFTPEHGGIQWNTPTTPWLDWWIEYLEERGKRPVNKDLWEQVEVFLRKTLEDENFGWWSADAAWPGTLDEFVGWVQAKRGKSAEEMEVE; this is encoded by the exons ATGAGGTTCCTTGGGGATATCCAAGTGCAGCTAGACGAGGTGGCATGCTTGGGAATCGCAGAGCTTCTCAAATCGCCGTCCATGGGTGAGTTcacgagagaaggctttgTAAATGGCTGGAGAGGCGTTGG ATGTGATAATCAACAAAAGATGATTGCTCATGCTGCGGACATTCGAGCTCGTATCCCAGCTGAACCAGACCTCTTCCGCCGCGTTTATCGCTACACATTTCCTCTCTGTCGTATGCAAGGCCAGCGGAATCTGCAGTTTGATATTGCTGTGGAACAGTGGCGATTGTTCTTTACGCCAGAGCACGGTGGCATTCAGTGGAACACGCCTACGACTCCCTGGTTGGACTGGTGGATTGAATATCTCGAAGAGCGCGGAAAGCGACCCGTCAACAAGGATCTATGGGAGCAGGTTGAAGTGTTCCTGCGCAAGACCCTCGAGGATGAGAACTTTGGTTGGTGGAGTGCTGATGCCGCTTGGCCGGGGACCCTGGATGAGTTTGTGGGTTGGGTGCAGGCGAAACGGGGCAAGTCTGCGGAGGAAATGGAGGTGGAGTGA
- the SspA gene encoding Mpv17/PMP22 family protein, translating into MSVKFQEEATRSIRADTKELAHKVGERLTGGNAQTGYLALYLRQLQSNPLRTKMLTSGLLSGLQEVLASWIANDVSKHGHYFSARVPKMTLYGMFISAPLGHLLVGILQKVFAGRTSLKAKILQILASNLIVSPIQNAVYLMSMAIIAGARTLHQVRATVKAGFMPVMKVSWITSPLALAFAQKFLPEHTWVPFFNIIGFFIGTYVNTHTKKKRLEALRKRYAERRGPGSEYEKGGDYR; encoded by the exons ATGTCGGTCAAGTTTCAGGAAGAGGCCACCAGGTCAATCCGAGCGGATACCAAGGAATTGGCGCATAAGGTCGGGGAGCGGTTGACGGGTGGAAATGCTCAGACAGGCTACCTCGCT CTCTACCTGCGTCAGCTGCAGTCGAATCCCCTGCGCACGAAGATGTTGACATCCGGTCTTCTTTCCGGCCTCCAAGAAGTCCTGGCTTCTTGGATTGCGAACGATGTCAGCAAACATGGGCATTACTTCAGCGCTCGGGTGCCCAAGATGACCCTGTACGGCATGTTCATCAGTGCGCCTCTGGGCCACTTGCTCGTCGGCATCCTCCAGAAAGTCTTTGCTGGTCGCACCAGCTTGAAGGCTAAgatcctccagatcctcgCCAGCAACCTGATC GTCTCTCCCATTCAAAATGCAGTGTACCTCATGTCGATGGCTATCATCGCCGGCGCGCGCACCTTGCACCAGGTCCGCGCAACCGTTAAGGCCGGCTTCATGCCCGTGATGAAGGTCAGCTGGATCACGTCGCCTCTGGCGCTCGCTTTCGCCCAGAAGTTCCTTCCCGAACACACCTGGGTGCCTTTCTTCAACATTATCGGATTCTTCATCGGAACCTACGTCAACACTcacaccaagaagaagcgcctGGAGGCTCTGAGAAAG CGTTACGCCGAACGCCGTGGCCCCGGCAGCGAGTACGAGAAGGGCGGCGACTACCGGTAA